The Streptomyces durmitorensis genome contains the following window.
AGAAGCACGGTGAGTACGCCTGTGACATGAGCTACGTCGACAGCGCCTTCGCGCAGCTCGCCCCGCACCTGACGAAGCCCGCGCTCGTCGTCGGCAAGTCGACCGTGCCGGTCGGCTCGGCGGACCGGCTCGCGCGTGAGCTCGCCGCCGCGGCGCCCGTGGGTGCCGAGGCCGAGCTGGCCTGGAACCCGGAGTTCCTCCGCGAGGGCTTCGCGGTGAAGGACACGCTGCACCCGGACCGCATCGTCGTCGGCGTCCGCAGCGCGCACGCCGAGAAGCTGCTCCGCGAGGTGTACGCGGGTCCGGTGGGCGAGGGCTCGCCCTTCGTCGTGACGGACTTCCCGACCTCCGAGCTCGTGAAGACCGCGGCCAACTCCTTCCTCGCCACGAAGATCTCGTTCATCAACGCCATGGCCGAGGTGTGCGAGGCCGCGGGCGGTGACGTCGTGAAACTGGCGGAGGCGCTCGGCTACGACGACCGGATCGGCAAGAAGTTCCTGCGGGCCGGGATCGGCTTCGGGGGCGGCTGTCTGCCCAAGGACATCCGGGCGTTCATGGCGCGGGCCGGGGAGCTGGGCGCGGACCAGGCGCTGACCTTCCTGCGGGAGATCGACTCGATCAACATGCGGCGGCGCGGGCAGATGGTGGAGATGGCGCGCGAGGCGCTCGGCGGCGGGTCCTTCCTGGGCAAGCGGGTCGCGGTCCTCGGCGCCACGTTCAAGCCGGACTCGGACGACGTCCGTGACTCGCCCGCGCTGAACGTCGCCGGGCAGATCCACCTCCAGGGCGGTCAGGTCACGGTGTACGACCCCAAGGGCATGGCGAACGCGGGGCGGCTGTTCCCGACTCTGGCGTACGCGGAGAGTGCCGTGGACGCGGTCCGGGGCGCGGACGCGGTGCTGCACCTGACGGAGTGGCGCGAGTTCCGTGAGCTGGACCCGGAGGCGCTGGGCGAGGTGGCCTCGGAGCGGCTCATCCTGGACGGGCGCAACGCGCTGGATCCGGCGGTGTGGCGGGCGGCCGGGTGGACCTACCGGGCGATGGGGCGGCCTTCGGCCTGAGGCCTTGCGCTTGGCCTGAGGCCTGAGGCCTGGTGCTTGGCCTGACCTGTGTTCGCGCGCGTGTCGGGTGCGGGTGCGTGGGTGCCGGGTGCGGTGCGGGTCTGTCTTGTGGGCGGGGCCGTGCCGGTATGTCCGTCCTCGCTATCGTCCGGTGGCCGTGGGGTTGCTTCGGTGCTGGAGTGCGGGGAGCCGTGCTCCGGGCGGACATACCGGCACGTCCCCTTGCGTGCGTTCCCGGCTGTGGGTGCGCTCGTGTTGCGGGGGCGGTCTGTCTTGGGTGTGGGGCCGTGCCGGTATGTGCGTCCTCGCTATCGTCCGGTGGCCGTGGGGTTGCTTCGGTGTTGGAGTGTTGGGAGCCGTGCTCCGGGCGGACATACCGGCACGTCCCCTTGCGTGCGTTCCCGGCTGTGGGTGCGCTCGTGTTGCGGGGGCGGTCTGTCTTGGGGGGCGGGGCCGTGCCGGTATGTGCGTCCTCGCTGTCGGCCGGTGGCCGCCGGGGTGCTTTGGTTCCGGCTGCGGGTGGGGGGGGGCTTCTGTCAGCGTTGGCCGGGGGGTGGCGTTTTGCGGGCTCGGTACGCCCGCATCTTTGCTCGGGCGCCGCATACGCCCATGTCGCACCATCTGCTGCGGCTCGCCGGGCTTCGGTCGTAGTACGCCCAGTGGCAGTCCGCGGCCTCGCATGCCTTGAGCCGGGACCAGGTGCCCGCTGTCACCGCCTCCGCGATGGCCGCCGCCACCCGCGAGGCGAGCTTGGACGGCTCCGCGGGGGTCAGTTCCGCCGAGCCGTCCTCCTCTGAGATCTTCACCAACAGCGGTGCCCCCATGAGGAGTTGAGAGAGCGGGGGCACCGGTGCGTGTGGGGCGTGGCCCGCGTGTGCCAGGCACGCCGCTCGTAGCGACTCCCGCAGTTCGCGCGCGGCCGTCAGCTCGGCGCCCGGCGCGACGCCGAACGGCGCGCGGCCCTCCGACGTGTCGAGCGCGTCCGCGCCCGACTCCAGGTCCAGGGTGTTCACCAGCGCCTGGACCAGCGCGAGAGCTCCTGGAGCAGATGCTCTGTCATTCATGCTTGCGACGTTACCTCCAGTGGGGGAGTATGTAGTAACCGTTACCTGTAGCGGGCTGCTACAGGTAACCCATCCGCGAACGAGGAGAAGCCATGCCGCTCGCCAAACTCGGCTACGTCGTACTCGACTGCCCCGACCCCCTCGCGCTCGCCACCTTCTACGCGGCCGTCATCGGCGGCACCCCCAAGCGCGACGACGACGACTGGGCCCACCTCGAGGGCCAGGACGGCACGCCGCTCGCGTTCCAGGCCGCCCCCGGCCACGTACCGCCGCAGTGGCCCGCGGCGACGCACTCGCAGCAGTTCCATCTGGACCTCGACGTGCCGCAGGCGGAGATGGACGCCGTCGAGAAGGAGGTGCTCGCGCTCGGCGCCACCGTGCTCGACGCGGAGGATCGCGAGCGGAGTTTCCGGGTGTACGCCGACCCGGCCGGGCACCCGTTCTGTCTCTGCGCCTGCTGATCCACAAAGGATCCAACAAAGGATCCACAAAGGAGGGAAACACGCATGACACCCGTCGCGCGCATGCGCAATGTCGTCCTGGACTGTCCCGATCCCCGTCAACTGGCCGAGTTCTACGCGCACTTGCTGGGCGGCACCGTCGAGGGCGACGAGGGTGAGGACTGGGTCACGCTCCACGCTCCCGGCGGCCTGCGCCTCTGCTTCCAGGAAGCCCCGGGGCACCGTCCGCCCAACTGGCCGCAGGCGGGCGCCGGTTCGCAGCAGATCCACCTCGACCTCGACGTGGGTCCGGCCGTCCAGG
Protein-coding sequences here:
- a CDS encoding UDP-glucose dehydrogenase family protein, producing MALKITVIGTGYLGATHAAAMAELGFEVLGLDVVPEKIEMLQRGEVPMYEPGLEELLRKHVAGIEGSSGRLRFTMDFAEVAAFGDVHFVCVNTPQKHGEYACDMSYVDSAFAQLAPHLTKPALVVGKSTVPVGSADRLARELAAAAPVGAEAELAWNPEFLREGFAVKDTLHPDRIVVGVRSAHAEKLLREVYAGPVGEGSPFVVTDFPTSELVKTAANSFLATKISFINAMAEVCEAAGGDVVKLAEALGYDDRIGKKFLRAGIGFGGGCLPKDIRAFMARAGELGADQALTFLREIDSINMRRRGQMVEMAREALGGGSFLGKRVAVLGATFKPDSDDVRDSPALNVAGQIHLQGGQVTVYDPKGMANAGRLFPTLAYAESAVDAVRGADAVLHLTEWREFRELDPEALGEVASERLILDGRNALDPAVWRAAGWTYRAMGRPSA
- a CDS encoding CGNR zinc finger domain-containing protein, coding for MNDRASAPGALALVQALVNTLDLESGADALDTSEGRAPFGVAPGAELTAARELRESLRAACLAHAGHAPHAPVPPLSQLLMGAPLLVKISEEDGSAELTPAEPSKLASRVAAAIAEAVTAGTWSRLKACEAADCHWAYYDRSPASRSRWCDMGVCGARAKMRAYRARKTPPPGQR
- a CDS encoding VOC family protein gives rise to the protein MPLAKLGYVVLDCPDPLALATFYAAVIGGTPKRDDDDWAHLEGQDGTPLAFQAAPGHVPPQWPAATHSQQFHLDLDVPQAEMDAVEKEVLALGATVLDAEDRERSFRVYADPAGHPFCLCAC
- a CDS encoding VOC family protein — protein: MTPVARMRNVVLDCPDPRQLAEFYAHLLGGTVEGDEGEDWVTLHAPGGLRLCFQEAPGHRPPNWPQAGAGSQQIHLDLDVGPAVQDIERAQERALALGAKPLDVDDDNGSRDFRVYADPAGHPFCLCRIDEG